A portion of the Burkholderia pseudomultivorans genome contains these proteins:
- the cydB gene encoding cytochrome d ubiquinol oxidase subunit II, with protein sequence MDYATLKLIWWLLVGVLLIGFAVTDGFDMGATALLPFLGKTDEERRIIVNTVGATWEGNQVWLITAGGAMFAAWPLVYAASFSGFYFAMLLVLFALFFRPVGFDYRSKRPDPRWRAGWDWGLFVGGFVPALVFGVAFGNLLQGVPFQFDSDLRVTYHGSFWALLNPFALLCGLVSLTMLVAHGAAFIKMKTDGVIARRASVALRVSSLLAVVLFVLAGVLVASYIGGFHITRAAPTDTVANPLLKDVAAGSGLWLANYREYPWMIAAPVVGIAGGLLALLLAGSKQEKTAFFCTGLMIVGVILTAGFSMFPFIMPSSLDPRSSLTVWDSTSSQKTLMVMLFAVIVFLPIILLYTSWVYRVMRGKVTRQVLEENKHSMY encoded by the coding sequence ATGGACTATGCAACTCTCAAGCTGATCTGGTGGCTGCTGGTCGGCGTGCTGCTGATCGGCTTCGCCGTCACCGACGGCTTCGACATGGGCGCGACCGCGCTGCTGCCGTTCCTCGGCAAGACCGACGAAGAGCGCCGCATCATCGTCAATACGGTGGGCGCGACGTGGGAAGGCAACCAGGTGTGGCTGATCACGGCCGGCGGCGCGATGTTTGCCGCGTGGCCGCTGGTCTACGCCGCGTCGTTCTCCGGCTTCTACTTCGCGATGCTGCTGGTGCTGTTCGCGCTGTTCTTCCGGCCGGTCGGCTTCGACTATCGCAGCAAGCGGCCCGACCCGCGCTGGCGCGCAGGCTGGGACTGGGGCCTGTTCGTCGGCGGCTTCGTGCCGGCGCTGGTGTTCGGCGTCGCGTTCGGCAACCTGCTGCAGGGCGTGCCGTTCCAGTTCGACAGCGACCTGCGCGTGACCTACCACGGCAGCTTCTGGGCGCTGCTGAACCCGTTCGCGCTGCTGTGCGGGCTCGTCAGCCTCACGATGCTGGTCGCGCACGGCGCCGCGTTCATCAAGATGAAGACCGACGGCGTGATCGCGCGCCGCGCGTCGGTCGCGCTGCGCGTGTCGTCGCTGCTCGCGGTCGTGCTGTTCGTGCTGGCGGGCGTGCTGGTCGCGTCGTATATCGGCGGCTTCCACATCACGCGCGCCGCGCCGACCGATACGGTCGCGAACCCGCTGCTCAAGGACGTCGCCGCGGGCTCGGGCCTGTGGCTCGCGAACTACCGCGAGTATCCGTGGATGATCGCGGCGCCCGTCGTCGGCATCGCGGGCGGCCTGCTCGCGCTGCTGCTCGCCGGTTCGAAGCAGGAAAAGACCGCGTTCTTCTGCACGGGCCTGATGATCGTCGGCGTGATCCTGACCGCGGGCTTCTCGATGTTCCCGTTCATCATGCCGTCGTCGCTCGACCCGCGCAGCAGCCTGACCGTGTGGGACTCGACGTCGAGCCAGAAGACGCTGATGGTGATGCTGTTCGCGGTGATCGTGTTCCTGCCGATCATCCTGCTCTACACGAGCTGGGTGTATCGCGTGATGCGCGGCAAGGTCACGCGCCAGGTGCTCGAAGAGAACAAGCACTCGATGTATTGA
- the cydP gene encoding cytochrome oxidase putative small subunit CydP, whose product MISINKNPPPPARSPGPPGWRARLGAWARGPTLARDITLVLIVKLILLMSLKYAFFNHPQAEHMSLPPAAVAEKLLSVPAPASTEGDHHDK is encoded by the coding sequence TTGATCTCGATCAATAAAAATCCGCCGCCGCCTGCGAGATCGCCCGGCCCGCCCGGCTGGCGCGCGCGCCTCGGCGCCTGGGCACGCGGGCCGACCCTCGCCCGCGACATCACGCTCGTGCTGATCGTCAAGCTGATCCTGTTGATGTCGCTCAAATACGCATTCTTCAATCATCCGCAGGCTGAACACATGTCGTTGCCGCCTGCCGCCGTCGCCGAGAAGCTGCTCTCGGTACCGGCGCCCGCTTCTACCGAGGGAGACCACCATGATAAGTAG
- a CDS encoding cytochrome ubiquinol oxidase subunit I: protein MISSEVVDLSRLQFGITALYHFLFVPLTLGLSWLLVIMESVYVMTGKQVYKDMTQFWGKLFGINFAMGVTTGITLEFQFGTNWSYYSHYVGDIFGVPLAVEGLMAFFLESTFVGLFFFGWNRLSKVKHLIVTFLVALGSNLSALWILVANGWMNNPVGAEFNYETMRMELTNLFDVLFNPVAQVKFVHTVSAGYVTAAMFVLGVSSWYLLKKRDVDFALRSFAVAAGFGLAATLCVIVLGDESGYTTGEVQKMKLAAIESEWETQPAPASFTLIGIPNQEEQRTDYAIKIPYALGLIATRSIDEPVIGLRELAKHSEEHIQSGMIAYGALQKIKEGDTSAATRELFDQHKQYLGYGLMLKQFTPNVVDATPEQIKAAAKKTIPPVAPVFFSFRIMVFLGFLFLATFIAAFWFCARRELLQDNRRWFLRYAVWAIPLPWLAAEFGWVVAELGRQPWTIAGILPTHLSASSLTPSDLYLSLAGFIAFYTALFVIEIKLMFKYARLGPSSLHTGRYHHELAAAGERAAV from the coding sequence ATGATAAGTAGCGAAGTCGTCGATCTGTCACGTCTGCAGTTCGGCATCACGGCGCTCTACCACTTCCTGTTCGTGCCGTTGACGCTCGGCCTGTCCTGGCTGCTCGTCATCATGGAGTCCGTCTACGTGATGACCGGCAAGCAGGTCTACAAGGACATGACGCAGTTCTGGGGCAAGCTGTTCGGGATCAACTTTGCGATGGGCGTGACGACCGGCATCACGCTCGAATTCCAGTTCGGCACGAACTGGTCGTACTACTCGCACTACGTCGGCGACATCTTCGGCGTGCCGCTCGCCGTCGAAGGCCTGATGGCGTTCTTCCTCGAATCGACCTTCGTCGGCCTGTTCTTCTTCGGCTGGAACCGCCTGTCGAAAGTCAAGCACCTGATCGTCACGTTCCTCGTCGCGCTCGGCTCGAACCTGTCCGCGCTGTGGATCCTCGTCGCGAACGGCTGGATGAACAATCCGGTCGGCGCCGAATTCAACTACGAGACGATGCGCATGGAGCTGACCAACCTGTTCGACGTGCTGTTCAACCCGGTCGCGCAGGTCAAGTTCGTGCACACGGTGTCGGCCGGCTACGTGACGGCCGCGATGTTCGTGCTCGGCGTGTCGTCGTGGTATCTGTTGAAGAAGCGCGACGTCGACTTCGCGCTGCGCTCGTTCGCGGTCGCGGCCGGCTTCGGCCTCGCGGCTACGCTCTGCGTGATCGTGCTCGGCGACGAATCGGGCTACACGACCGGCGAAGTGCAGAAGATGAAGCTCGCCGCGATCGAATCCGAATGGGAAACGCAGCCGGCGCCCGCATCGTTCACGCTGATCGGCATTCCGAACCAGGAGGAACAGCGCACCGACTACGCGATCAAGATCCCGTATGCGCTCGGCCTGATCGCGACACGCTCGATCGACGAGCCGGTGATCGGCCTGCGCGAGCTCGCGAAGCACAGCGAGGAGCACATCCAGAGCGGGATGATCGCGTACGGCGCGCTGCAGAAGATCAAGGAAGGCGACACGAGCGCGGCGACGCGCGAACTGTTCGACCAGCACAAGCAGTATCTCGGCTACGGGCTGATGCTCAAGCAGTTCACGCCGAACGTGGTCGACGCGACGCCGGAGCAGATCAAGGCCGCCGCGAAGAAGACGATTCCGCCGGTCGCGCCCGTGTTCTTCTCGTTCCGGATCATGGTGTTCCTCGGCTTCCTGTTCCTCGCGACCTTCATCGCCGCGTTCTGGTTCTGCGCGCGCCGCGAGCTGCTGCAGGACAACCGCCGCTGGTTCCTCCGCTATGCGGTGTGGGCGATCCCGCTGCCGTGGCTCGCCGCGGAATTCGGCTGGGTCGTCGCCGAGCTCGGCCGCCAGCCGTGGACCATCGCGGGCATCCTGCCGACGCATCTTTCCGCGTCGAGCCTGACGCCGAGCGACCTGTACCTGAGCCTCGCCGGTTTCATCGCGTTCTACACGGCGCTGTTCGTCATCGAGATCAAGCTGATGTTCAAGTACGCCCGCCTCGGCCCGTCGTCGCTGCATACCGGCCGCTATCACCACGAGCTGGCGGCCGCCGGCGAGCGCGCGGCCGTCTGA
- the nagE gene encoding N-acetylglucosamine-specific PTS transporter subunit IIBC: protein MDGNPFLKIQSLGRALMLPIAVLPVAGILLRLGQPDVFNIKMIADAGGAIFDNLPLLFAIGVAVGFAKDNNGVAALAGAIGYLIETAIMKDIDPKLNMGVLSGIIAGVVAGLLYNRYKDIKLPDYLAFFGGKRFVPIITGLACVVLGIVFGYVWQPIQHAIDAAGQWLTTAGAIGAFVFGFLNRLLLVTGLHHIINSLAWFVFGNFTPPTGGEIVHGDLHRFFAGDPTAGTFMAGFFPIMMFGLPAACLAMLHEAPKERRAMVGGLLFSMALTSFLTGVTEPIEFSFMFLAPVLYVIHAVLTGLSLAICQILGVKLGFTFSAGAIDYVLNYGLSTKGWIAIPLGLAYGVAYYGLFRFFIRKFNMATPGREPASADAATESYASGGFVAPAAGAAAAAPRAQRYIAALGGAGNLTVVDACTTRLRLTVVDPEQVSEPELKAIGARGVLKRGGNSVQVIIGPEADLIADEMRSAIGSGTSAAPATAAAAAAQPVTGAAAGPLDPDPARWLAVFGGATNVASLDAIATTRLRVVVRDPSAVDRDRLGTLDVAWISPDTFHIVCGNAAARYAEQLGARLPSAGGGAAAQPA, encoded by the coding sequence ATGGACGGGAATCCGTTTCTGAAGATACAGAGCCTGGGCCGGGCGCTGATGCTGCCGATCGCGGTGTTGCCGGTCGCCGGCATCCTGCTGCGGCTCGGGCAACCGGACGTGTTCAACATCAAGATGATCGCCGACGCCGGCGGCGCGATCTTCGACAACCTGCCGCTGCTGTTCGCGATCGGCGTGGCGGTCGGCTTCGCGAAGGACAACAACGGCGTCGCGGCGCTCGCGGGTGCGATCGGCTACCTGATCGAAACCGCGATCATGAAGGACATCGACCCGAAGCTGAACATGGGCGTGCTGTCCGGGATCATCGCGGGCGTGGTGGCCGGCCTGCTGTACAACCGCTACAAGGACATCAAGCTGCCCGACTACCTGGCGTTCTTCGGCGGCAAACGGTTCGTGCCGATCATCACGGGGCTCGCGTGCGTGGTGCTCGGCATCGTGTTCGGTTACGTGTGGCAGCCGATCCAGCATGCGATCGATGCGGCCGGCCAGTGGCTGACGACCGCGGGCGCGATCGGCGCGTTCGTGTTCGGCTTCCTGAACCGGCTGCTGCTCGTCACGGGCCTGCACCACATCATCAACTCGCTCGCCTGGTTCGTGTTCGGCAACTTCACGCCGCCCACCGGCGGCGAGATCGTGCACGGCGACCTGCACCGCTTCTTCGCGGGCGACCCGACCGCGGGCACCTTCATGGCCGGCTTCTTCCCGATCATGATGTTCGGCCTGCCGGCCGCGTGCCTCGCGATGCTGCACGAAGCACCGAAGGAGCGCCGCGCGATGGTCGGCGGCCTGCTGTTCTCGATGGCGCTGACCTCGTTCCTCACGGGCGTGACCGAGCCGATCGAATTCAGCTTCATGTTCCTCGCGCCGGTGCTGTACGTGATCCACGCGGTGCTGACGGGGCTGTCGCTCGCGATCTGCCAGATCCTCGGCGTGAAGCTCGGCTTCACGTTCTCGGCCGGCGCGATCGACTACGTGCTGAACTACGGGTTGTCGACGAAGGGCTGGATCGCGATTCCGCTCGGTCTCGCGTACGGCGTCGCGTACTACGGGCTGTTCCGCTTCTTCATCCGCAAGTTCAACATGGCGACGCCGGGTCGTGAGCCGGCCTCGGCCGATGCGGCGACCGAGTCGTATGCGTCGGGCGGGTTCGTTGCGCCGGCCGCGGGCGCCGCGGCTGCCGCGCCGCGCGCGCAACGCTATATCGCCGCGCTCGGCGGTGCGGGCAACCTGACGGTCGTCGACGCATGCACGACGCGTCTGCGGCTGACGGTCGTCGATCCCGAGCAGGTATCGGAGCCCGAACTGAAGGCGATCGGCGCGCGCGGCGTGCTCAAGCGCGGCGGCAACAGCGTGCAGGTGATCATCGGGCCCGAGGCCGACCTGATCGCCGACGAGATGCGCAGCGCGATCGGCAGCGGCACGTCCGCCGCGCCGGCGACCGCCGCGGCCGCTGCCGCGCAGCCCGTCACCGGCGCGGCGGCCGGCCCGCTCGATCCGGACCCGGCGCGCTGGCTCGCGGTGTTCGGCGGCGCGACCAACGTCGCGTCGCTCGACGCGATCGCGACCACGCGGCTGCGCGTCGTCGTGCGCGATCCGTCGGCGGTCGATCGCGACCGGCTCGGCACGCTCGACGTCGCGTGGATCTCGCCCGACACGTTCCACATCGTCTGCGGCAACGCGGCGGCACGCTATGCGGAACAGCTCGGCGCGCGCCTGCCGTCCGCCGGCGGCGGCGCGGCCGCGCAACCGGCCTGA
- the nagA gene encoding N-acetylglucosamine-6-phosphate deacetylase codes for MLTGNILTPDGWIHGSLDSENGRITRLDGTPADPAKNDAPYILPGFIDLHVHGGGGADVMEGGDAIETIARTHAQYGTTSLLATTMTAPRDELMNVVANLGLVARTRTPGGARVLGVHLEGPYINPGKLGAQPDAAVSAVLDEVLKYLSIAPIRVVTLAPEIAGHIEIIGEMAARGVRVQLGHSLATYDDAVAALKHGACGFTHLFNAMSPLHHRNPGLVGAALAHAEYAEIIPDLLHVHPGAIRAALRAIPRLYVVTDSTSATGMPDGEYRLGSQHVTKCLGGVRLADGTLAGSTLTMDQALRNLVSLGLPIADVSNRMSRYAADYLGIADRGRLERGAWADLAVFDRDLNLTATYVEGESIVEYA; via the coding sequence ATGCTGACTGGAAACATCCTGACTCCCGACGGCTGGATTCACGGTTCGCTCGATAGCGAGAACGGCCGCATCACGCGGCTCGACGGCACGCCCGCCGATCCCGCGAAGAACGACGCACCCTACATCCTGCCCGGCTTCATCGACCTGCACGTGCACGGCGGCGGCGGCGCCGACGTGATGGAAGGCGGCGACGCGATCGAGACGATCGCGCGCACGCACGCGCAGTACGGCACCACGAGCCTGCTCGCCACCACGATGACCGCGCCGCGCGACGAGCTGATGAACGTCGTCGCGAACCTCGGCCTCGTCGCGCGCACCCGCACGCCGGGCGGCGCGCGCGTGCTCGGCGTGCATCTCGAAGGTCCGTACATCAACCCGGGCAAGCTCGGCGCGCAGCCCGACGCGGCCGTCTCGGCGGTGCTCGACGAAGTGCTGAAGTACCTGTCGATCGCGCCGATCCGCGTCGTCACGCTCGCGCCGGAAATCGCCGGCCACATCGAGATCATCGGCGAGATGGCCGCGCGCGGCGTGCGCGTGCAGCTCGGCCACTCGCTCGCGACCTACGACGACGCGGTCGCCGCGCTCAAGCACGGCGCCTGCGGTTTCACGCACCTGTTCAACGCGATGTCGCCGCTGCATCACCGCAACCCGGGCCTCGTCGGCGCGGCGCTCGCGCATGCCGAATACGCGGAAATCATTCCCGACCTGCTGCACGTCCATCCGGGCGCGATTCGTGCTGCGCTGCGCGCGATCCCGCGCCTGTACGTCGTGACCGACAGCACGTCGGCGACCGGCATGCCCGACGGCGAATACCGGCTCGGCAGCCAGCACGTGACGAAGTGCCTCGGCGGCGTGCGGCTCGCCGACGGCACGCTCGCCGGCAGCACGCTGACGATGGACCAGGCGCTGCGCAACCTCGTGTCGCTCGGCCTGCCGATCGCCGACGTGTCGAACCGGATGTCGCGCTACGCGGCCGACTACCTCGGCATCGCCGATCGCGGCCGCCTCGAGCGCGGCGCATGGGCCGACCTCGCCGTGTTCGATCGCGACCTGAACCTCACCGCGACCTACGTCGAAGGAGAATCGATTGTCGAATATGCTTAA
- a CDS encoding SIS domain-containing protein: MLNEARESARVVAAQLADTARVEALAGQLLDHPPAVALTVARGSSDHAASYFASLTMSRLGVPVASLPMSVATLQQAPLKVQDQLAIAFSQSGQSPDLVNTMAALREAGARTVAAVNVLPSPLADACEHQLPLLAGPELSVAATKSYIAMLSLSAQIVAFWQRDAALMTALRGLPDVLAQAGALDWSPAVAALAGVERMIVIGRGLGLAIAQEAALKLKETSGIQAEAFSSAEVRHGPMELIDRDYPLLVFAPPGPEQAGLLQLAADMRARGAAVLLAAPAGTPGASLPLASSSHSALDPIAAILSFYVMAADLAVARGRNPDTPRHLNKVTETH; the protein is encoded by the coding sequence ATGCTTAACGAAGCGCGCGAGTCCGCCCGCGTCGTCGCCGCCCAGCTCGCCGATACCGCGCGCGTCGAAGCGCTCGCCGGCCAGCTGCTCGATCATCCGCCGGCCGTCGCGCTGACGGTCGCGCGCGGCAGCTCCGATCACGCCGCGAGCTATTTCGCGAGCCTGACGATGAGCCGCCTCGGCGTGCCCGTCGCGTCGCTGCCGATGTCGGTCGCGACGCTGCAGCAGGCGCCGCTGAAGGTGCAGGACCAGCTCGCGATCGCGTTTTCCCAGTCGGGCCAGAGCCCCGATCTCGTCAACACGATGGCCGCGCTGCGCGAAGCCGGTGCGCGCACCGTCGCCGCCGTGAACGTGCTGCCGTCGCCGCTCGCCGACGCGTGCGAGCACCAGCTGCCGCTGCTGGCCGGCCCCGAGCTGTCGGTCGCCGCGACCAAGAGCTATATCGCGATGCTGTCGTTGTCCGCGCAGATCGTCGCGTTCTGGCAGCGCGACGCGGCGCTGATGACGGCCCTGCGCGGGCTGCCCGACGTGCTCGCGCAGGCCGGCGCGCTCGACTGGTCGCCCGCCGTCGCCGCGCTGGCAGGCGTCGAGCGGATGATCGTGATCGGCCGCGGCCTGGGCCTCGCGATCGCGCAGGAAGCCGCGTTGAAGCTGAAGGAAACCTCCGGGATCCAGGCCGAGGCGTTCTCGAGCGCAGAAGTGCGTCACGGCCCGATGGAGCTGATCGACCGCGACTACCCGCTGCTCGTGTTCGCGCCGCCGGGGCCCGAGCAGGCCGGGCTGCTGCAGCTCGCCGCCGACATGCGCGCGCGCGGCGCCGCCGTGCTGCTCGCGGCGCCTGCCGGCACGCCGGGCGCGAGCTTGCCGCTCGCATCGTCCTCTCATTCGGCGCTCGACCCGATCGCCGCCATTCTTTCGTTCTACGTGATGGCGGCGGATCTCGCCGTCGCGCGCGGCCGCAATCCCGACACGCCGCGCCACCTGAACAAAGTCACCGAAACGCACTGA
- the cydX gene encoding cytochrome bd-I oxidase subunit CydX, with protein MWYFSWILGIGVALSFGIVNAMWLEARQKKQEVPVRTQRD; from the coding sequence ATGTGGTATTTCAGCTGGATTCTCGGTATCGGCGTCGCGCTGTCGTTCGGCATCGTCAATGCGATGTGGCTCGAGGCGCGCCAGAAGAAGCAGGAAGTGCCGGTGCGCACGCAGCGCGACTGA
- the ptsP gene encoding phosphoenolpyruvate--protein phosphotransferase, whose translation MRRAEESQLKSSAHDPIVLLAPLTGPIVALADVPDPVFSGGMFGDGLGIDPLEGRLVAPCAGVVSHLARTGHAVTITTPQGAEVLLHIGIDTVELNGQGFTARVEAGARVEAGDLLIEFDQDAVARSAHSLVSVIAIANSDAFEVVERAGGFATAGSTSLLTLRGKGDAAAQAAEAGAAAMNEVRREIVLTQPGGLHARPAARAREAARGLDAHVDVHFDGRKAPIESVVGLLGLGAGERATIELVGRGAQAQQAVDAVANELLREAHGEVEEKPARLKSPAPQAIVHNSGAPLAPNTLAGVCAAPGIAVGTLVRLDDAELVPPEQAAGTPATESRQLDRALKAVDAELDETVRNASARGAVGEAGIFAVHRVLLEDPTLIDAARDLISLGKSAGFAWRTTIRAQIDTLSKLDDALLAERAADLRDIEKRVLRALGHTSGATRALPDEAVLAAEEFTPSDLSSLDRQRVTALVMARGGATSHAAIIARQLGIPALVAVGDALYAIPDGTQVVIDASAGRLEHAPTALDVERARHERQRQAGVREANRQMAGAAAATVDGRAIEVAANIATLDDANTAVDNGADAVGLLRTELMFIHRQAAPTVAEHRQSYQSIVDALQGRTAIIRTLDVGADKEVDYLTLPPEPNPALGLRGIRLAQVRPDLLDDQLQGLLAVQPAGAVRILLPMVTDAGELVRLRKRIDEFARAQGRTEPIEVGAMIEVPSAALLADQLAQHADFLSIGTNDLTQYTLAMDRCQADLAAQADGLHPAVLRLIDIAVRGAEKHGKWVGVCGALGGDPLAVPILVGLGVTELSVDPVAVPGIKARVRRLDYQLCRQRAQDLLALDSAQAVRAASREVWPLD comes from the coding sequence ATGAGACGCGCCGAGGAGTCCCAGTTGAAGAGTTCCGCCCATGATCCGATCGTCCTGCTTGCCCCGTTGACGGGGCCGATCGTCGCGCTGGCCGACGTGCCCGATCCGGTGTTCTCCGGCGGGATGTTCGGCGACGGGCTCGGCATCGACCCGCTCGAAGGCCGGCTCGTCGCGCCGTGCGCGGGGGTCGTGTCGCATCTCGCGCGCACGGGCCACGCGGTGACGATCACGACGCCGCAAGGCGCGGAAGTGCTGCTGCATATCGGCATCGATACCGTCGAGCTGAACGGGCAGGGCTTCACCGCGCGCGTCGAGGCCGGCGCGCGCGTCGAAGCGGGCGACCTGCTGATCGAGTTCGACCAGGATGCGGTCGCGCGCAGCGCGCATTCGCTCGTGTCGGTGATCGCGATCGCGAATTCCGATGCGTTCGAGGTGGTCGAGCGCGCGGGCGGCTTCGCGACGGCCGGCAGCACCTCGCTGCTGACGCTGCGCGGCAAGGGCGACGCCGCCGCGCAGGCGGCCGAGGCCGGCGCGGCAGCCATGAACGAAGTGCGCCGCGAGATCGTGCTGACGCAGCCGGGCGGCCTGCACGCACGGCCGGCCGCGCGGGCGCGCGAAGCCGCGCGCGGGCTCGACGCGCATGTCGACGTGCATTTCGACGGCCGCAAGGCGCCGATCGAAAGCGTGGTCGGCCTGCTCGGCCTCGGCGCCGGCGAGCGCGCGACGATCGAACTCGTCGGCCGTGGCGCGCAGGCGCAGCAGGCCGTCGACGCGGTCGCGAACGAACTGCTGCGCGAGGCGCACGGCGAGGTCGAGGAAAAGCCGGCGCGGCTGAAGTCGCCCGCGCCGCAGGCGATCGTCCACAACAGCGGCGCGCCGCTCGCGCCGAATACGCTGGCAGGCGTATGCGCGGCGCCCGGCATCGCGGTCGGCACGCTGGTGCGCCTCGACGACGCGGAGCTCGTGCCGCCCGAACAGGCCGCCGGCACGCCCGCGACGGAAAGCCGCCAGCTCGACCGCGCGCTGAAGGCCGTCGATGCGGAACTCGACGAAACGGTGCGCAATGCGTCGGCGCGCGGCGCGGTCGGCGAAGCGGGGATCTTCGCGGTGCATCGCGTGCTGCTCGAGGATCCGACGCTGATCGATGCGGCGCGCGACCTGATCAGCCTCGGCAAGAGCGCGGGCTTCGCATGGCGCACGACCATCCGCGCGCAGATCGACACGCTGTCGAAGCTCGACGACGCGCTGCTCGCCGAGCGCGCGGCCGACCTGCGCGACATCGAGAAGCGCGTGCTGCGCGCGCTCGGCCACACGAGCGGCGCGACCCGCGCGCTGCCCGACGAGGCCGTGCTCGCAGCCGAGGAATTCACGCCATCGGACTTGTCGTCGCTCGACCGCCAGCGCGTGACCGCGCTCGTGATGGCGCGCGGCGGTGCGACCTCGCACGCGGCGATCATCGCGCGACAGCTCGGCATTCCGGCACTGGTCGCGGTCGGCGACGCGCTGTATGCGATTCCGGACGGCACGCAGGTCGTCATCGACGCGAGCGCGGGCCGTCTCGAACATGCGCCGACCGCGCTCGACGTGGAGCGCGCGCGGCACGAGCGCCAGCGTCAGGCCGGCGTGCGCGAGGCGAACCGGCAGATGGCCGGTGCGGCCGCCGCCACCGTCGACGGGCGTGCGATCGAGGTCGCCGCGAACATCGCGACGCTCGACGACGCGAACACCGCGGTCGACAACGGCGCGGACGCGGTCGGCCTGCTGCGCACCGAACTGATGTTCATCCACCGTCAGGCGGCGCCGACGGTCGCCGAACACCGGCAGAGCTACCAGTCGATCGTCGACGCGCTGCAGGGCCGCACCGCGATCATCCGCACGCTCGACGTCGGCGCGGACAAGGAGGTCGACTACCTGACGCTGCCGCCCGAGCCGAACCCCGCGCTCGGCCTGCGCGGCATCCGGCTCGCGCAGGTGCGCCCGGACCTGCTCGACGATCAGTTGCAGGGCCTGCTTGCGGTGCAGCCGGCCGGCGCGGTGCGAATCCTGCTGCCGATGGTCACGGACGCCGGCGAACTGGTGCGGCTCAGAAAGCGCATCGACGAATTCGCGCGCGCGCAGGGCCGCACCGAGCCGATCGAGGTTGGCGCGATGATCGAGGTGCCCTCGGCGGCGCTGCTCGCCGACCAGCTCGCGCAGCACGCGGATTTCCTGTCGATCGGCACCAACGACCTGACGCAATACACGCTCGCGATGGACCGCTGCCAGGCCGATCTGGCCGCGCAGGCCGACGGCCTGCATCCGGCCGTGCTGCGCCTGATCGACATCGCGGTGCGCGGTGCGGAAAAACACGGCAAGTGGGTCGGCGTATGCGGTGCGCTCGGTGGCGATCCGCTCGCGGTGCCGATCCTCGTCGGCCTCGGCGTGACCGAGCTGTCGGTCGACCCGGTCGCGGTGCCGGGCATCAAGGCGCGCGTGCGCCGTCTCGATTACCAGCTGTGTCGCCAGCGTGCGCAGGATCTGCTCGCGCTCGATTCGGCGCAGGCGGTAAGGGCAGCAAGCCGCGAGGTCTGGCCGCTCGACTGA
- the rpoH gene encoding RNA polymerase sigma factor RpoH, which translates to MSNALTLPNTLSPAPAKAESAGSLALATQAMLPGQLGNLDAYIQAVNRIPLLTAEEERQYATQFREDNNLDAARRLVLSHLRLVVSIARNYLGYGLPHGDLIQEGNIGLMKAVKRFDPAQNVRLVSYAIHWIKAEIHEYILRNWRTVKVATTKAQRKLFFNLRSHKKGVQAMTPEEIDGLAKELNVKREEVTEMETRLSGGDIALEGQVEDGEESYAPIAYLADSHNEPTAVLAARQRDMLQTDGIAQALDALDARSRRIIEARWLHVDDDGSGGSTLHDLAAEFGVSAERIRQIEASAMKKMRTALAEYA; encoded by the coding sequence GTGAGCAACGCCCTGACCCTTCCGAACACCCTGAGCCCGGCGCCGGCCAAGGCCGAATCGGCAGGCTCGCTGGCGCTCGCAACTCAAGCGATGTTGCCGGGCCAGCTTGGCAACCTCGACGCGTATATCCAGGCCGTCAACCGCATTCCGCTGCTGACCGCCGAAGAGGAACGCCAGTACGCGACCCAATTCCGCGAAGACAACAACCTCGACGCTGCGCGCCGCCTCGTGCTGTCGCACCTGCGGCTCGTCGTGTCGATCGCGCGCAACTATCTCGGCTACGGCCTGCCGCACGGCGACCTGATCCAGGAAGGCAACATCGGCCTGATGAAGGCCGTGAAGCGCTTCGACCCGGCGCAGAACGTGCGCCTCGTGTCGTACGCGATCCACTGGATCAAGGCGGAGATTCACGAATACATCCTGCGTAACTGGCGCACGGTGAAGGTCGCGACGACCAAGGCGCAGCGCAAGCTGTTCTTCAACCTGCGCAGCCACAAGAAGGGCGTGCAGGCGATGACGCCCGAGGAAATCGACGGTCTCGCGAAGGAACTCAACGTCAAGCGCGAAGAAGTGACCGAGATGGAAACGCGGCTGTCGGGCGGCGACATCGCGCTCGAAGGGCAGGTCGAGGACGGCGAGGAGTCGTACGCGCCGATCGCCTATCTGGCCGACTCGCACAACGAGCCGACCGCCGTGCTCGCCGCGCGTCAGCGCGACATGCTGCAGACCGACGGCATCGCGCAGGCGCTCGACGCGCTCGACGCGCGCAGCCGCCGCATCATCGAGGCGCGCTGGCTGCACGTCGACGACGACGGCTCGGGCGGCTCGACGCTGCACGATCTCGCCGCGGAATTCGGCGTGTCGGCCGAGCGCATTCGCCAGATCGAAGCGAGCGCGATGAAAAAGATGCGCACCGCACTCGCCGAATACGCATAA